A genomic region of Micromonospora sp. NBC_01796 contains the following coding sequences:
- a CDS encoding Gfo/Idh/MocA family protein, translated as MSASPVRFGLVGYGFGGRYFHAPLLASAAECELVGVVTTSSSRREELARDLPGTPAFDSLTALVAEGVEAVAISTPAATHLALAQEAIGLGLAVVVDKPFVLDPAAARETVELAERTGVVLSVYQNRRWDSDLLTVRKLIADGELGTVTRFESRFERFAPQPGPPAAGGGTLLDFGSHLVDQAMTLFGPVDRVYAEMRLRDDLGGRDDDFFVALHHTGGVRSHLWGSWAQGAPGPRFRVTGSTGSYLVDGVDGQEEALIAGRSPATEADRWGVEPEHRWGRIHRGETTTVVPTERGRWDTYYPAFAAAVRNTAPVPVNPRDAVASLEVLAAAHTSATQAETIPLP; from the coding sequence ATGTCAGCATCCCCGGTACGGTTCGGCCTGGTCGGCTACGGCTTCGGCGGACGTTACTTCCATGCGCCGCTGCTCGCCTCGGCCGCCGAGTGCGAGCTGGTCGGCGTGGTCACCACCTCCTCGTCCCGGCGGGAGGAACTGGCCCGGGACCTGCCCGGTACGCCCGCCTTCGACTCGCTGACCGCTCTGGTGGCGGAGGGTGTGGAGGCGGTCGCGATCTCCACCCCGGCGGCCACCCACCTGGCGCTGGCGCAGGAGGCGATCGGGCTCGGACTGGCGGTGGTCGTGGACAAGCCGTTCGTGCTGGACCCGGCCGCGGCACGGGAGACCGTGGAGTTGGCCGAGCGAACCGGTGTGGTGCTGAGCGTGTACCAGAACCGCCGGTGGGACTCGGACCTGTTGACCGTACGTAAGCTCATCGCTGACGGGGAACTGGGCACGGTCACCCGGTTCGAGTCGCGGTTCGAGCGGTTCGCCCCGCAGCCGGGACCGCCCGCCGCCGGTGGCGGCACCCTGCTCGACTTCGGCAGCCACCTGGTCGACCAGGCGATGACCCTCTTCGGACCGGTCGACCGGGTCTACGCCGAGATGCGGCTGCGGGACGATCTCGGTGGGCGCGACGACGACTTCTTTGTCGCGTTGCACCACACCGGCGGGGTCCGGTCCCACCTGTGGGGTAGCTGGGCCCAGGGTGCGCCCGGTCCTCGGTTCCGGGTCACCGGCAGCACCGGCAGTTACCTGGTCGACGGGGTCGACGGGCAGGAGGAGGCGCTCATCGCCGGCCGGTCGCCCGCCACCGAGGCAGACCGGTGGGGCGTGGAGCCCGAGCACCGGTGGGGCCGGATCCACCGCGGCGAGACGACGACCGTCGTACCAACCGAACGCGGCCGCTGGGACACCTACTACCCCGCCTTCGCCGCTGCCGTACGCAACACCGCCCCCGTCCCGGTAAACCCCCGCGACGCCGTAGCCAGCCTAGAAGTCCTAGCCGCCGCCCACACCAGCGCCACCCAAGCCGAAACCATCCCCCTCCCCTGA